A stretch of Gallus gallus isolate bGalGal1 chromosome 2, bGalGal1.mat.broiler.GRCg7b, whole genome shotgun sequence DNA encodes these proteins:
- the LOC107049140 gene encoding BCL-6 corepressor-like has product MINSLQYDIDELCFRVMRLSLNTRHANTPDSTDKRCEQTAERKERSTEKGCSKRRSVEKKAEDQPPRQHSQHPRPPGQKRKQYNDSPENDISLGDNSAGKLDEEFVPVAKKRCRGLPAFEPSVHANSLSCSSSNKAQLSCASAPPLAAQHHTGQESCQAEGPNTGKKDRFQPEPLLPKPAEREKPSGKRKCKTKHLNVQGSRKRSFLAMDDPFAIEDTRDMVAVPKKWMRLVEPILHHGSSPAITNQQRLHKQLQQPPSLPTL; this is encoded by the exons ATGATCAACAGCCTGCAATATGACATCGACGAGCTGTGCTTCAGGGTAATGCGGCTCAGCCTTAACACCAGGCACGCAAATACACCCGACAGCACAGACAAGCGGTGTGAGCAG acTGCAGAGCGAAAAGAGCGCTCAACAGAGAAAGGCTGTTCAAAGAGACGCTCGGTGGAGAAGAAGGCAGAAGATCAGCCACCACGACAGCACAGCCAACATCCACGGCCACCTGGGCAGAAGCGGAAGCAATACAACGACAGCCCAGAAAATGACATCAGCCTTGGGGACAACAGTGCAGGCAAATTGGATGAGGAATTTGTCCCAGTGGCCAAGAAGAGGTGCAGAGGCTTGCCTGCATTCGAACCATCTGTGCATGCAAATagcctctcctgcagcagctcaaacaaggctcagctgagctgtgcttcagCTCCACCTCTTGCTGCCCAACATCACACAGGGCAAGAAAGCTGCCAGGCAGAAGGTCCCAACACGGGCAAAAAGGACAGgttccagcctgaacctctgctACCCAAACCGGCAGAGAGGGAAAAACCATCAGGCAAACGCAAGTGCAAGACAAAACACCTCAATGTGCAGGGGAGCAGGAAAAGATCATTTCTGGCAATGGACGACCCCTTCGCCATCGAAGACACCCGAGACATGGTCGCAGTGCCAAAAAAGTGGATGAGATTAGTAGAGCCCATTTTACATCATGGCTCCTCCCCTGCCATAACCAACCAGCAGAGGTTGcacaagcagctgcagcagcccccctCTCTGCCGACCCTCTag
- the LOC121106513 gene encoding protein TOPAZ1-like — MLSKNIAVDFFLLRGLITGLGRSCLWSKARTYYKTALSLGCYPPLEGNLRHKILPIPFYVSEVEMLLAIELFLVSNASDIQSPGATTQSFQIVLKRCEDQAVKNSSDYQAGRERLILAARLSDPKLFLRHMTVNVNMEEVYSLELTSALKWLKENMKWAGKVWLFQ, encoded by the exons ATGCTTTCCAAGAATATAGCTGTTGATTTTTTCTTACTTAGAGGACTAATCACAGGTTTGGGAAGAAGTTGTTTGTGGAGTAAAGCTCGAACCTACTACAAAA CTGCTTTGTCGTTGGGTTGCTACCCCCCGCTGGAGGGAAATCTACGTCACAAAATACTGCCAATTCCTTTTTACGTGTCTGAAGTTGAGATGCTGTTGGCCATTGAGTTATTCCTCGTTTCAAATGCCAGTGATATTCAGAGTCCAGGAGCTACTACTCAGAGTTTTCAAATAGTACTGAAAAG ATGTGAAGACCAGGCAGTTAAGAATAGCAGTGACTATCAAGCAGGAAGGGAGAGACTTATCCTGGCTGCTCGTCTATCTGATCCAAAGCTCTTTCTTCGGCACATGACAGTGAACGTTAATATGGAAGAAGTGTACAGCTTGGAGCTCACATCTGCTCTCAAATGGCTTAAGGAGAATATGAAATGGGCGGGCAAGGTCTGGCTGTTCCAGTAG
- the LOC101750511 gene encoding BCL-6 corepressor-like, which translates to MINSLQYDIDELCFRVMRLSLNTRHANTPDSTDKRCEQTAERKERSKEKGCSKRRSVEKKAEDQPPPQHSQHPRPPGQKRKQYNNSPEKDISLTDNTAGKQHEEFVPVAKKRCRGLPAFQPSLYANSLSCSSSNKAQLSCASAPPLAAQHHTGQESCKAEGPNTGKKDRLQPEPLQPKPAEREKPSGKHKCKTKHLDVQGSRKRSFLAMDDPFAIEDTRDMVAVPKKRRRLAEPILHHGSSPAITNQQRLHKQLQQPPSLPTL; encoded by the exons ATGATCAACAGCCTGCAATATGACATCGACGAGCTGTGCTTCAGGGTAATGCGGCTCAGCCTTAACACCAGGCACGCAAATACACCCGACAGCACAGACAAGCGGTGTGAGCAG acTGCAGAGCGAAAAGAGCGCTCAAAAGAGAAAGGCTGTTCAAAGAGACGCTCGGTGGAGAAGAAGGCAGAAGATCAGCCAccaccacagcacagccaacatCCACGGCCACCTGGGCAGAAGCGGAAGCAATACAACAACAGCCCAGAAAAAGACATCAGCCTTACGGACAACACTGCAGGCAAACAGCATGAGGAATTTGTCCCAGTGGCCAAGAAGAGGTGCAGAGGCTTGCCTGCATTCCAACCATCTCTGTATGCAAATagcctctcctgcagcagctcaaacaaggctcagctgagctgtgcttcagCTCCACCTCTTGCTGCCCAACATCACACAGGGCAAGAAAGCTGCAAGGCAGAAGGCCCCAACACGGGCAAAAAGGACAGgctccagcctgaacctctgcaACCTAAACCGGCAGAGAGGGAAAAACCATCAGGcaaacacaaatgcaaaacaaaacacctagATGTGCAGGGGAGCAGGAAAAGATCATTTCTGGCAATGGACGACCCCTTCGCCATCGAAGACACCCGAGACATGGTCGCAGTGCCAAAAAAGAGGAGGAGATTAGCAGAGCCCATTTTACATCATGGCTCCTCCCCTGCCATAACCAaccagcagaggctgcacaagcagctgcagcagcccccctCTCTGCCGACCCTCtag